From Ignavibacterium sp.:
AAATGAGATAAAAGATTTTCCTATCAGTGAAATTACAGATAGAGCATCCGAACTATTAACAGATGCAGTGAGAATACGATTAAGAGCTGATGTTCCTGTTGGAAGCTATTTAAGCGGTGGTTTGGATTCTTCCGGACTTACAACTATTGTGAAGAAAAAGTTTAACAACGAACTGAGAACTTTCGGAATTAGTTTCGAAGAAGAATCATTTGATGAAAGCAGTTTTCAGAAATTAATGGTGAAATCATCTTCAGACAAATCATTCCGAAGTTTATGCTAAGAATTCCGATATTGGTAAGTACTTTGCAGATATAATTTATTTTGGTGAAAGACCTGTTTTTCGTACAGCACCAGCACCTCTTTATCTTCTTTCAAAAAAAGTTCGTGAAGAAAATTTTAAAGTTGTACTAACCGGCGAAGGTGCCGATGAAATTTTCGGTGGTTATAACATATTCAAAGAAGCAAAAATCAGAAAGTTCTGGTCAAACAATCCTGAATCAAAATTAAGATCTAAGCTGCTTAAAAAGCTTTATCCATACATCTTTCAAAGACAAAAGATTATTCAGTACTCTTGAGGCATTTTTCAAGTCAGGAATTGATGAACCTGATAATCCTTTCTTTTCACATATCGTCAGATGGACAAATAATTCAAAGCTTAAAAATTTCTTTTCTGATGAATTCAAAGATCAGATAAAAGATTATAATGCAATAGACGAGTTTCTGTTAAAGCTTCCTGAAGATTTTGATAGATGGGAAACGCTATCAAAAGCTCAGTATCTGGAGATTTCAACTTTTATGAGTGGTTACTTGCTTTCATCTCAGGGCGATAGAATGGCAATGGGAAATTCAGTTGAGCTTCGTGTTCCTTATCTCGATCACAGATTAATTGAATTTATGTCAACTGTACCCGCAAAGTATAAGATATTCGGTTTGAATGAAAAGTACATTCTTAAAAAAGTTTTCAAGGATTCTCTACCAAAAGAAATTTTATATCGGGCAAAAAATCCTTACAGAGCTCCGATCAGAAATAGCTTCTTTGATAATAATGATTTTAATGCAGAAGATATTTTGTCTGAAGAAAAGCTAATTCAATCCGGAGTATTTAATCCTTCAAAAGTGAAATTACTTTTACAGAAAGCTAAAAAATCAAATTCATTAAGCGAGCTTGATAATATGGCTCTTGCAGGAATAATCTCAACTCAGTTGTTGTTTGAACATTTTATCGCAAGTAAAAAAAATTTCAACATAGATAATTATCACTTCAAAATATTTTTTGATAACAGAACAAATAACTAAATCATCTCAGGAGAAAATATGTCATTTCAGAAAGATTCAATTTTAATAGATGCAAAAGCTGAAGCAGAAAGAATTATTAAAGAACTTCGCGAAATCGTTGCTAAAAAAATTCATAAAAGAGGAGCGGTTGTTGGTGTAAGCGGTGGAATTGATTCCTCAGTTGTTCTGGCATTATGCGCTAATGCTTTTGGTCCTGAAAAAGTTCTTGCTTTGATGATGCCTGATAAAGATTCAAGTCCTGACAGTTTGAATCTTGCAAAAAAACTCGTAGAAAAATTCAATGTTCCGTACATAGTTGAAGATATAACTGAAGCAGTAAAAGGTTTCGGTGCTTATAAAAGAAGAGATGAAGCGGTTAAAAAAGTTTTTCCTGAATATGACGAATCATATAAAATGAAAATTGTTCTGCCTAAAGATGATGAAGCAAAAGGGAAATTAAATGTTTATTATGTTACAATTATCTCACCGAACGGAGAAGAAAAAACTGCTCGACTGCCATTAGCAGAGTATCTGCAAATCGTAGCAGCTTCAAACTTTAAGCAAAGAAGCAGAACAAATTTTCTTTATTATCATGCTGAAGCAAGAAATTATGCTGTGATTGGAACAGGAAATAAGAATGAGCACGAGCAAGGATTTTTTGTTAAGTATGGTGACGGTGGTGCTGATATAAAACCAATTGCTCATTTATTTAAAACACAGGTTTATCAGCTTGCGGAATACCTTGGAGTTCCGGAAGAGATTCAGAAAAGAACACCAACTACTGATACATACAGTGCAGAACAAACTCAGGAAGAATTTTTCTTCAGACTTCCCTACTCTGTGCTTGACAGAATCTGGTTTGGTTGGGAAAAAGGATTTTCAAGTAAAGAAATTGCTGAGGCACTTAATCTTTCTGAAGCACAAGTTGATGTTGTAATAAATGATATCAGGCAGAAAATAAAAACTACTGAATATCTTAGAATGGAACCGATTTCTTTAGGTTAATAAAATCTTTGTTATAAAATTTTGTTTCTTTCGCTGGTAATATTCTGTCGCTCCGAACGAAGTGAGTGGTCTTTGTTCAGATAAAAAATTTTCGTTGAACTTACTCTGACAATTTCTAATTTCTTGAGTTATTTCAAATTCAGACTGATATAAAACAAATTTTTGATTTAATCTAAAACATCAAATTTATTTTTTCGTAATCGTACTTACCGGTTGATTTCGTTGGAATATTATCAGTTTGTTTAACATAAACTGTGGAAGGATTGAGCTTATAAGTTTCACAAACTTTTTGTTTAACCTTATTATCAAGTTCATCAGCAGTTTGAACTAAGATTTTTAGTTTCTCATCTTCTCCTGTGCAAGCTGCTGCAATGTTAAAATGATTTTCAATCATTTTCTGCACCTCATCAAGATTGATTCTTAAACCGAACATTTTAATAAATCTTTTCATCCTGCCGGTTACATAAAAGAATCTGTCTTCATCAAAGTAACCCAAATCACCTGTGTGTAATGTAAAATTTAATTCGTTACCCTTACTCAAATCATTTAGTGATTCGGCATAACCGAGCATAACATTTTCACCTTCATAAACAATTTCACCAACCTGATGTGGTTCTGTTATTTCATTTCCATCTTTCATCAGACTTAATTTTCCACCAGGAATTGAAATACCAATTGAGCCAATTTTATATTTTAACTTTTCATAAGGAACATAACTTATTCTTGCTGTAGCTTCCGTTTGTCCGTACATAACGAAGAATCTAATATTTTTTCTTTCGGCATATTCGTAAAAATATTTTATCATTTCTTCGTTCAGTTTTCCACCAGCTTGTGTCATAGTTTTAAGTGAAGGTAAATCCAGTTTGTCAAAGCCAGTTCGTTTAAGCATCTGGTAAGTATAAGGAACTCCTGCAAATGAAGTGCATTCATGTTGTTTGAATGTATTCCAGAAATCTTTGAAGAAAACCGTTTTTTCAGTCAGAACAATTGTGGCACCTTTTAGCAAATGACTGTTTATGACAGATAATCCATAAGAATAATTGAATGGCAAAGTTGTAATGGGTTTTTCATTTTCATCTATCTCAAGGTATTGTGCAATTGATTCTGCATTTGATTGAATATTATCAGCACTTAATCGCACAAGTTTTGGCGAACCGGTTGTTCCTGAAGTTGACAACAAAACTTTTAATGACGGATGAAGTTTGACTTCGGACATGTTGGTTCTGAAAAGACAATTCTCTAAAATTCCTACTGATCTTTGTTCATATCCCTCGACTTCTTCACTTTGGTTTATGATTACACTTGGTTTATAAATTTCAATAAGATTTTTTCTTATTTCAGAATTCAATTTATCATCAAGAAGTAAAACCGCATCACCTGATTTAAGAATTGCCAGATAAGAAATTAAAGATTTTATTGAGTTATTAGTGAAAAGAAAAAAAAGTTTTTTTTCTTCCGAGATAAATTTCTCAGAGATTTCATCAGTTATTTTATCAAGCTCACCGTAAGTAATTGATTTTCCGGAATCAGCTTCAATCAGTGAAGTTTTATTTCCAAAGTCACCAAACGTTTCCCAAAAATAATTTTTCATATTGATTTCAGATTTTTTTTAGTCGGGAATATAAAAGAAAATTAAACAGCAGCCATATAAATGCACCTGCAATTCTGAATATTTCTTCAATGTTATCATTATCCGGAATAATTAATAATTTTCCATCACTAAGCAAATCTATTATCACCGCTGTTGCGAGCAAAAATATAGAAGTTATAAATAGCAAAAACTCCTTGGTTTTTAGTTCTGCTCTGTGCTTTGTAAATAAAATTATGAAAGGTATCGCCCCAAGTATATAAGTAATTGTGTTTGGTATATTAAACAAACTTCTAAGTAAGTGATGTAGTTTGAAAGTTACAATAAATAATAAAACCAAATGCACAAGTAAAATTTTGCTCAGAAATTTCCGATAATTATTAGAGGAACTTCTTAATATCAATAAAACCGGAAATACTGCCGCTAAAAGGAATAAAATTGTCTTGATATAATCTATATTCAAAGTATCTGCAGGATTATTTAACCAATAAAACTAACTGATGTTTTTAGTATTTTTATGTGTAACAAAAATAATAAAAGTCAGCTGCACTAATCTGATAAAATGTTGAGAATTTGATGGATATAAATTTATTAACTTCTGAAAGAATTTTTGAATTCCTTGCTGAAAACGCCAGCGATTTAATCTATATCTACAGACTTGTACCTGAACCTAAATTTGAATATGTCAGTCCTTCTGCAACAAGAATTACAGGATACACTCCGGAAGAACATTACGCAGATCCGCAACTTGGGTTAAAGCTTGTCCATCCTGATGACTTACCAATTCTGCAAGCTTTTCTTGAAAAGAATATAATCACAGAACCAATTATTCTTAGATGGAAGAAAAAAGACGGAACAATAATCTGGACAGAGCAAATCAACACACCAATTTATGATTCCGAAGGAAATCTAATAGCTATTCAGGGAATTGCACGAGACATAACAAAAAGAAAACTTGACGAAGAAAAACTGATTGAAAGTGAGTCTCTTTACAAATATCTTTTTGAACACAATCCTTTACCAATGTGGGTTTATGATTTAGATACATTAAAATTTTTGGCTGTTAATAATGCAGCTATTAATAAATACGGTTATTCGAGAGAAGAATTTTTATCAATGACAATAAAGGATATCAGACCTGATGACGAAATCCCTGCTCTGATGAAAAATATAGCTGAAGTAAAAGATGATCTTCAAAAGTCGCGACCATGGAAACATAAACTCAAAGACGGAAGAATAATTTACACTGAAATATCATCACACGGACTTAATTATGAAGGACATAATGCAAGACTTGTACTTGCAAATGATATTACAGAACAATTTTTAGCTGAAGAGAAAATCAGAAGATTGACCCGTGTTTATGCAGTACTTAGTGAGGTTAATCAAACAATAGTAAGAGTCCACGATAAGAAAAAATTATTTCAGGATATCTGCAATATTGCTGTTGATATCGGAAAATTTAAAATGACCTGGATTTCTGTTCTTGATGAAGAAACACTTCAGATCAAATCAGCAGCTTCAGCAGGAACATCTGAAGATTTCCTGAATAACATTAGTATCAGTCTTTCAGAATTAAATTCAAGTAGTGAGCCGATTGGTGTGGCATTCAGAGAAAATCATTATGTGATAATTAATGATTTTCAGAATGAAAAAAGTGTTGCTCAGTGGATGTTGCTTGCACAAAAATATGGTTTCAAATCTTCAGCAATTTTTCCAATCATAGTTTTTGGTAAAACTATAGCCACATTCAATTTATATTCTGATATCAAAGACTTCTTTGATGAAGACGAAATCAAATTGCTTGATGAGTTATCAAAAGATATTTCCTTCGCAATCGAATATCTGGAAACAGAATCTGAGAGAGAAAAAATAAGATCTGAACTTGAATATCAATCTAATCTTCTTTCGAATGTTAATGATGCAATTATTGCAACGGACAAAAATCTTAGAATTACTTATTGGAATGAAGCTGCAGAACAGATTTATGGAATAAAAAGAAATGAAGCTATTGGTAAAACAACAAGAGATGTTTTACATACACAGTATCTTGAGCTTGGCCGGGATGATATATTAAAAAAATTATCTATTGAAGGAAAGTACTCAACAAGAGTAATTCAGTATCATAAATCCGGTAGAAAAATTTATGTTGATGCGAAGGGTTTTGCTGTAAAGGATAAAAGTGGAAATCTGATTGGTTATGCAAGCATAAATCGTGATATAACCGTAAGCTATGAAGCAGAAATGCTTTTAAGAGAAAGTGAAGAAAAATTCAGAGCATTGGCTGAATCAACTCCGGCAGCAATTTTTATCTATCAGGGTGAATATTTCCAGTATCTTAATCCTGCAGCAGAAAACCTTACAGGTTATAAGTTAAATGAAATTTATGGTATGAAATTTTTTGAACTTGTTCATCCTGATCACAGAGAAATGGTTAAGGAAAGAGGCATTCGTAGACAATTAGGTGAAGAAATTGAAAACAGATATGTTTTCAAAATAATCAGAAAAAATGGTGAAGCACGCTGGGTTGATTTTGGTGCAGAGATAATTGAATACAAAGGCAAACCTGCTGCTATCGGAACAGCTTACGATATTACAGACAGAATTATTTTTGAAGAATCGCTGAAAGAAAGTGAAGAGAAATACCGATTGCTTGTTGAAAATCAGACTGACCTTGTAGTTAAGGTTGATTTAGAAGGAAGATTTCTTTTCGTAAGCGAATCGTACTGTAAAACATTTGGTAAATCTCAGGAAGAATTACTGAATAATAAATTTCTTCCGCTCGTGCATCCCGATGACCGTGAGAGCACATTGAAAGAAATGGAAAAACTTTACTCTCATCCTTATTCCTGTTACATTGAGCAAAGAGCACTCACTGCAAAAGGATGGAAATGGTTCAACTGGGCAGATACAATGGTATTTGATGAAAATGGAAAACCTATTGCAATCATTGGTGTTGGAAGAGATATAACAGAGAAGAAAATAGCAGAAATAGCTTTGAGAGAAAGTCAGGAAGAATTAAAACGTTCCGAAGAGATGCTGCGATCATTAACACAAAAATTGCAGGACATTCGTGAAGAAGAAAGAACAAGAATTGCAATGGAACTTCACGATGAACTCGGACAGGTTCTTACAGCAATAAAGATTGATCTGAATTCTCTGATTAAAAAACCTCCATACAAAAAAGAAATTCCTCAAAAGGTTGCTCCAATTATTTCATTAGTTGAAGACACAATAAACACAGTAAGAAAAATTTCGTCAGAATTAAGACCTGTAATTCTTGATCGTCTTGGTTTGCTTGCTGCAATTGAATGGCAGATTGATGAAGTAAGAAAAAGATTAGGAATAAAAACTCAAACAAATCTTCCCGAAGAAATTACCGGATTAACTAAAGAGCAGGAAGTTGCAATATTCAGAACATTCCAGGAAATAACTACAAACATTTCAAGGCATTCAAAAGCAACTGAAATTGCGGTAAGCATAACAACCGATGAAGAAAAACTTATGATGATTGTTCGTGATAATGGCATTGGTTTTACACCTGAATCAATTTCAAAAAAAGGCGGACTCGGCTTACTCGGTATGAAGGAAAGAATTAAGTCTGTCGGAGGTTTTATGGAAATAAATAGTAAAATAAATTTCGGCACAGAAATAAAAATTTTTATTCCACTCAAATAAATTTTGAAGGAGTTAAAAATTGAAAATCCAAAAAAAGTTTAATGTACTTCTTGCAGACGACCACAAAATTGTAAGACACGGACTAAAAAAAATTCTGGAGGATGAATTTTCTGAAGCTTATGTTGGTGAAGCTTCAAGAGATAACGAAATATTTGAGCAATTGCAGAAATCTAAATGGGATTTGATTATACTTGATATAAGTATGCCGGGTAAAAGCGGTCTCGAGATTTTGAAAGATATAAAAGCCACGCATCCTGAATTACCGGTACTTATTCTAAGTATGTATCCTGAGGAACAATTTGCTCTCAGAGTAATGAAATCCGGAGCTGCAGGTTACATTCGAAAAGACAGCGCACCTGAAGAACTTGTTGATGCTGTGAAAGATATTCTTGAAGGAAAGAAATACATCTCTCCAACTGTGATGGACCTTCTCTCTGATGTAGTGAAAAAAGATAAAAGTCTTGAACTAAGCGAACTGCTTTCCGACAGAGAATATGAAATTTTTATGTTGATAGCGCAAGGCAAAACAGTTTCAGAAATTGCAGAGATACTTTCTTTGAGTGTTAAAACTGTCAGCACCCACCGGACCCACATCCTTGAAAAGACAAGACTAAAGAATAACGCAGATATTGTTATGTATGCGGTGAGGAATAATCTTTTGCAATGATGAATAAACTACTTTCTGAAATAACTTTTTATCTCAGTCAGTAATTCATTTCTTTGAATTGGTTTTGGAATAAAACCATCGAAACCTTCCGCTATAAATTTATTTTTATCTTCATCAAAAGTAAATGCAGTCAGAGCAACAATCGGAACTGTTTTATACTCATCCCGCATTTTCATTTTTTTCATCACCTCAATTCCGCTTTCACCATTTTTCAGACTTATATCCATCAATACCAAATCATATAAATATTTTTCTGATAGCTCGAACGCCTGATGAGAATCAAATGCAATGTCAGTATTGATTACACTTTTTAAATAATGTCTTAAAACTTCTGCATTCAACTGATTATCTTCTACAATTAAAATTCTCTTTCCTTCAAGATTTGAATGACCGTTATTATTTCCATTCTTCTTTTCTTTCTGTTCAGGAAAATCAAATGGAATGTGTACTGAAAACTTAGATCCGATTCCCGTTTCGCTTTCAACTGAAATTTTTCCACCCAACAACTCAATCATTTTTTTTGTTAATGTAAGTCCTAATCCTGTGCCCTGATATGATCTTGCTAATCCTTCACTTCCCTGCCTGAACGCTTCAAAAATTGTTTCAAGCTTTTCCGGTTCAATTCCAATTCCTGTATCCGAAACATCTAGCACTAACCAGTTTTCATCTTCTTTTATATCAAATCTTAAACTTAAAGTAACACTACCCTGATTAGTATATTTAAAAGCATTATCAAGCAATTGATATAAAATTTTCTTTAGCAAAAATTCGTCTGACTTGATTGTAATGTCCTGATCAGGTTCAATTACTTCAAACTGTAAATTCTTTTCCTGCGCAATTGAGAAAAACTTGTGCTGAACGGTTTTAAGTAATTCAAAAATGCTTACTTCGTTATGAATCAATTTTCTTGAATCTGATTGTAAATCCGAAAGCTCTATTATCGAATCAAGTGTATTAAGAAGCCGATTACTTGCACACAAAATTTTATCAGCAAGTTCATCAATTACTTCTTTCGAAGTTTCTTCTTTCAGAATTTGCGTAAAACCAAGAACAGCATTTAATGGAGTTCTGATTTCGTGATTGATATTTCCCAGAAGATAATTCTTGAAGTTTATACTTTCTTTTGCTTTCTGATAAGCATTTTGTAACTCAAGTTCCAAAAGTTTTTTATCAGTGATATCTTCGGCAATTCCAAATATTTGCTTTGAAGCTCCGGAAGTATCGGTAATAATTTTCGTTCGCAAGCTGATCCATCTTAAAGAATCATCAGGTCTGACAATTCTGAATTCAGTTTTAATGTTTGGGTCTTTCGTTCTAATGTATTCGCGAACTAACTGAAAGACCTTCGGACGATCTTCTTCATAAACTGAATTAAACCAAATCTTTTGATTTTCTAAAGCCAATGTTCTGTCAATTCCCCAAATTTTATTGAAACCTTCACTCAGATAAGCAAGTTTAGGTTTTCTTCCGCTTAAATCAAGATTGAAGAAAACTATATCTAGATTATTAACAATCTGTTTTAATTGAATTTCTTTTGCTTTTAATTCAAGTTGTGCATCAACAGTTTCCGTAACATCTCTTATAGTTTCAATCACTCTTTCAACTTCACCATTTTCATTTTTGAAGGGCGAAAAGAGAATGTCAACATATTTCACAATCCCGTTTTCGTTAGTAAGCTGATGTCTTACCTGCCTGGACTTTCCGGTTTTAAAGACTTCCTGCATTGGACATTCTTCACCATAAAAATTACACGGCTTGTCAAATCCATGCGAAACCGCATAACATTTTGCTCCTAAAACCTCTTCAGTTTTTTTACCGCTAATTTTAAGTTTACTATTATTTACATCAACTACATTGTAATTTTTATCAATCACCACTATGTCTTCATACATACAATGAAGAAGTGTTTTAAGATATTCCTGATTTTCAGATGATTCGGTTATTTGTTTCTCCTGCTCCTTAGTCGTAGTTGTAAGTTCATTTATCTTTGCAGCAACATCGGCAACAAGTTCTTTCAGAAGTGAAAATACTTCTTCAGGAATGTTACTGATATCTGTAATCAGAATGTTAAGGTATGCAAATTCTGTTTGATCATATCGGATTGAAGTGGAAAATATCGCAGCAGAATTTTTATCAGGGAAATAAGTTTTGATGATATTAAAACATCTGTCATTATTTTCTGAAGAAATATTATGAATTCCGTTTTTGTTTCTGTCAGCTTTAAATGATGTACATTCTGTAAAATGTTGAATTATTAATCTCTTGTCGTGCTTTTCAAAGTAACCTTCTCTTGCAAAACATAGCTTGTTATCTTTTAGTATCGAATCCACCGGTTCAATCCAGACGAAAACAAATTCTTTTTCGTTTGCAAGAAGTTTGCATAAAGAATCAAGCATCTGACAAGGATTATCAGAACTTGAGATGATTCTGTATGCTTTCTGAACTACCGATGCAAAAGAATATTGTGACATTTATTAGTTAGTGATTTTATGTCTCTCTTTATTTCCAATTAAATGCCAGAAATTTTCCGAGCAAGTTTTTCATTAGTGTTGAATTTCATAACAATTTATATGACGAAATATCATAATTGATATCTATAGCTTTGAAAATCATAAGTGTTATATCAACAAGACTTTTTACGGCAAGAAAATTTTTCAAAAGTGTAAAAAATTTTTTCAGCGATTTGGGACTATCAATGAAAGACAGGAAGAGTAAAAAAGAAAGTAGTCCCTTCACCCACTTTACTATCAACCCAAATTCTACCACCATGTTTTTTTATAAAATCACGGCAAAGAATAATTCCGAGTCCGGAACCTTTTTCATTTTCAGTGCCCGGAGTAGTAAAGCTTTTATCAAGTTCAAAAAGATTTTTCAGATTTTCTTCATCAATACCAACACCATTATCTTTTACAGACACAATAATCTCTTCGCCTTTTTGTTCTGATGAAACTTCTATTTTACCACCTGTTCTGGTAAACTTAATTGCGTTTGAAATCAGATTATTGAGAACAGAATAAATCATATTATCATCTGCATAAGCAATATGATTTACATCTGTCGAATTTAGAAGTTGAATTTCTTTATGCTGTGCATTCGATTTGAGTAGTTGAAAAATATTTTCAACGATGGAATAAATTTTAACATCTGAAGGGTTAAATTGAATTTTACCAGTTTGTAATCGTGACCACTCAAGTAAGTTTGATAATAGCTTAATCGTTTGTCGTGAAATGTCCACAATGTTTTTTGAATATTCCTTTATTTCCGAAAGCTCAAGTTCATCAATATCTTCTGAAAGAATTTCTGCGTAACCAATCAAACCAATTAAAGGTGTTCTGAGATCATGAGCAATAATTGAAAAGAATTTATCCTTTGAAGCATTTGCCTGCTTAAGGTCTTCAGTTACTTTTCTTAATTGTGCTTCGGCTTCTTTCTGTGGTGTAACATCGCGCAAAAGCATTAATGCCTGATTATCAGAATTAACAACTATTCTTGCTTCGTAAAAAATTTCTTTATCCTCAGATATAACTGAAAACTCGACTGAGCTTAATTGATTTGTTTGAAGCGTATGTTTAATTGCTTCGGATAATTTTTCAGAAACAGCTTTCGGAAAAACTGAAGTTATTTTTCTCCCGATCAGCAAAGCAGGATTTTTAAAAAAACTTGAGTGTGAATTGAATTTACTATCGAGCAAAGAGCCATCTGAAGAAACTATAAATAAAATATCCGGCAAAGCTTTAAGTATCTGAAAATCTCTTGTCTGACAACTTTTAATTAATTGTTCAACAATTTTTTTATCTGTCTGATCTTCAATTATACAGTCAAAATAATCCGGGAAACCGGAACCATTGTAAACCGGACTTACAAACTCCTTGAAAAAAACTACTTTACCATTTTTATTAAGCCATTCTGTTTCAAGATAATTATTTTTTATTTCCTGATTAATGTATTTAAAGTATTTGTGTGTATTAAAGTTATTGCGGAACGATTCACTCTGATTATATAACTCAATAAGTTCAGTAAAAGATTCAAGTGATAAGAATTTGAGAATTGTCCCGTTAGCTAAAACAGGAATTCCTTCGGAAGTAATACGAATCATTCCTAATGAAGGATGATTTAATAAAGATTCAAGCAGATTGTTTTGATTGTTGTTTAATATTTCTTTTTCGAGTTCCATAACTATCCAATTAAACTACAGCTAAAAGACAAGTTAAATGCCATAGAAATATTTTATGTCTTGAATTCTCTAGTAAAAATTTGTTTATAAAAGAATGAGCAAATAAAGATTTCTGTTGATATGTAAACACTGATTCCTGACTTACACTTCTATTCCTGTTGAATAGTAAACAATTGGCTATAATTAGAAATATAATCTTTTGAAAATGAACAAGGTCGGTTATGTTGATTTGAAAGTGAAATTGTCTAATGATTTTTTTCGCAGGTTTCTTTTACAAATGAAGAAAAAATTACTTTAAGGTAAGGTATGAAACATTAAGTTACTGAATATGATTGACCACGATTTTATTAATCTTAATCAGTTGCTCATCAGTATTGAGGTTTTCAATCACACTGAGGTTATTCTTTCCGGCTAACTTATCAGAGAACTGAATCATATTTCTGTAAATCATTGATAAGCTTATCGCAAGCCCGGTTTCAATACCTTCGAGCAATTCATAATAAAAAGTGGAGCTTATTTCTTTTTCGTCAGCGTATTCATACGATGGAATCCGATATAACAATTTATTAACTGGTTCATACAATTTTTCTTCATCCGTGCTTTCAACTTTCACATAATTGAACAAAACATCTATACTGTAAAGTGATTTATTATGCTTAAATGGAAATTCATTCTGAACTTTAAAATTCAAATTCTTTACAGAAGGTTCTTTCAAATTTATAATTGTTGAGTAACTGATGTCGTTCGCAATTATTTCAACTTCCAGTTCATCGGTAGAGATGTGATTGATTTTTTTTAGTCGCCATTTCAATTGAGACAAAAACAAAAGTGCGGCAGAAAAAGTGATTGTATCAGAAAAGTTCTCTTTTTTAGTCAGATGATTAATATGCGAATCTTTCTTCGAGGATTTGATTTCATTCCTTGAATTCGGATTAAGAGTAATATTTTCTATTTTATTCAACATGACTGTATTACCTCGATTAATTATCGAAGCAAACAGTCATAGTTTAAAGTAGCGGACTAATCAAGTTTTATCATTTTGCTGTCGTCGGCGTAGTCAATTACCTGCGGATTTTCAAGGTTTGTAAGTTGTTTAATAAGTTGTTTGATTTTTTCGATTGATTTATCAATTATTTCGAAATCTTCTTCAATCTTATCAATCTTCTTTTCAGCAATTTCCTGTTTAAGATTCTGAAGAGCCATAGTTAAGCTGCTTAAAGGATTGTTAAAATTGTGTCCGATTGTGCAGGCAATTTCCACCAAAGCTTTGGTATGCTCAATAGATTTTAACTCACTTTGCAAATCATAAATTCTGACACCGGATTTTATTCTGGCAATCAATTCCTGATTCTCGATTGGTTTAATCAGAAAATCATCTGCTCCGACATCAAGTCCTGTAATTCTATCTCTTAATGATGTTCGTGCAGTGAGAATAATAAAGTAAATGATTTTTAATTTCGGATCAGACTTAACCTGATTACATAGTTTCAAACCGTCCATAACAGGCATTGTCCAATCGGCAAGGATTACTTTTGGTGAGAATGTTTTTAAAACTTCCAAAGCTTCGAGACCATTATTTGCAGTCACGACT
This genomic window contains:
- a CDS encoding PAS domain S-box protein, which produces MDINLLTSERIFEFLAENASDLIYIYRLVPEPKFEYVSPSATRITGYTPEEHYADPQLGLKLVHPDDLPILQAFLEKNIITEPIILRWKKKDGTIIWTEQINTPIYDSEGNLIAIQGIARDITKRKLDEEKLIESESLYKYLFEHNPLPMWVYDLDTLKFLAVNNAAINKYGYSREEFLSMTIKDIRPDDEIPALMKNIAEVKDDLQKSRPWKHKLKDGRIIYTEISSHGLNYEGHNARLVLANDITEQFLAEEKIRRLTRVYAVLSEVNQTIVRVHDKKKLFQDICNIAVDIGKFKMTWISVLDEETLQIKSAASAGTSEDFLNNISISLSELNSSSEPIGVAFRENHYVIINDFQNEKSVAQWMLLAQKYGFKSSAIFPIIVFGKTIATFNLYSDIKDFFDEDEIKLLDELSKDISFAIEYLETESEREKIRSELEYQSNLLSNVNDAIIATDKNLRITYWNEAAEQIYGIKRNEAIGKTTRDVLHTQYLELGRDDILKKLSIEGKYSTRVIQYHKSGRKIYVDAKGFAVKDKSGNLIGYASINRDITVSYEAEMLLRESEEKFRALAESTPAAIFIYQGEYFQYLNPAAENLTGYKLNEIYGMKFFELVHPDHREMVKERGIRRQLGEEIENRYVFKIIRKNGEARWVDFGAEIIEYKGKPAAIGTAYDITDRIIFEESLKESEEKYRLLVENQTDLVVKVDLEGRFLFVSESYCKTFGKSQEELLNNKFLPLVHPDDRESTLKEMEKLYSHPYSCYIEQRALTAKGWKWFNWADTMVFDENGKPIAIIGVGRDITEKKIAEIALRESQEELKRSEEMLRSLTQKLQDIREEERTRIAMELHDELGQVLTAIKIDLNSLIKKPPYKKEIPQKVAPIISLVEDTINTVRKISSELRPVILDRLGLLAAIEWQIDEVRKRLGIKTQTNLPEEITGLTKEQEVAIFRTFQEITTNISRHSKATEIAVSITTDEEKLMMIVRDNGIGFTPESISKKGGLGLLGMKERIKSVGGFMEINSKINFGTEIKIFIPLK
- a CDS encoding response regulator transcription factor, translated to MKIQKKFNVLLADDHKIVRHGLKKILEDEFSEAYVGEASRDNEIFEQLQKSKWDLIILDISMPGKSGLEILKDIKATHPELPVLILSMYPEEQFALRVMKSGAAGYIRKDSAPEELVDAVKDILEGKKYISPTVMDLLSDVVKKDKSLELSELLSDREYEIFMLIAQGKTVSEIAEILSLSVKTVSTHRTHILEKTRLKNNADIVMYAVRNNLLQ
- a CDS encoding ATP-binding protein, with the translated sequence MSQYSFASVVQKAYRIISSSDNPCQMLDSLCKLLANEKEFVFVWIEPVDSILKDNKLCFAREGYFEKHDKRLIIQHFTECTSFKADRNKNGIHNISSENNDRCFNIIKTYFPDKNSAAIFSTSIRYDQTEFAYLNILITDISNIPEEVFSLLKELVADVAAKINELTTTTKEQEKQITESSENQEYLKTLLHCMYEDIVVIDKNYNVVDVNNSKLKISGKKTEEVLGAKCYAVSHGFDKPCNFYGEECPMQEVFKTGKSRQVRHQLTNENGIVKYVDILFSPFKNENGEVERVIETIRDVTETVDAQLELKAKEIQLKQIVNNLDIVFFNLDLSGRKPKLAYLSEGFNKIWGIDRTLALENQKIWFNSVYEEDRPKVFQLVREYIRTKDPNIKTEFRIVRPDDSLRWISLRTKIITDTSGASKQIFGIAEDITDKKLLELELQNAYQKAKESINFKNYLLGNINHEIRTPLNAVLGFTQILKEETSKEVIDELADKILCASNRLLNTLDSIIELSDLQSDSRKLIHNEVSIFELLKTVQHKFFSIAQEKNLQFEVIEPDQDITIKSDEFLLKKILYQLLDNAFKYTNQGSVTLSLRFDIKEDENWLVLDVSDTGIGIEPEKLETIFEAFRQGSEGLARSYQGTGLGLTLTKKMIELLGGKISVESETGIGSKFSVHIPFDFPEQKEKKNGNNNGHSNLEGKRILIVEDNQLNAEVLRHYLKSVINTDIAFDSHQAFELSEKYLYDLVLMDISLKNGESGIEVMKKMKMRDEYKTVPIVALTAFTFDEDKNKFIAEGFDGFIPKPIQRNELLTEIKSYFRK